A genomic region of Mobula hypostoma unplaced genomic scaffold, sMobHyp1.1 scaffold_61, whole genome shotgun sequence contains the following coding sequences:
- the LOC134341455 gene encoding carcinoembryonic antigen-related cell adhesion molecule 5-like isoform X1, whose product MSGLPFAALVLCLCITAGESQQFTITVEHSQINVPVGSDALFSVRPSSKVRSGDWSVNGTLVVRWVDQTVSVDNEYTSRAELFTSNGSLLLKSVNVRDSGEYRVNMVPVSGSQSSATITLRVSAFTEPVTGVTVVSNDSTPLENLDTIVLSCDASGTVQTRTWFKDNQPIQENGRIFTSPDKAKLTIVSVNRNDAGTYKCIASNSFSSGAGETYVQVYSPKGDDRITLTAGGIVGIVLGLLGMGLIGGVSGWFIARKAGGIKDPAQSKHDTSTTSGRKGTVDTNTADASQNYENFPRNEQGARYNERDGNTTYTITSPVNGSGRLAGCSHIRRTTIVEETTGQNDSHFLHTTVIYVSVICLTV is encoded by the exons ATGTCGGGACTGCCCTTCGCAGCGCTCGTTCTGTGTCTCTGCATAACAGCCG GTGAGTCCCAGCAGTTTACTATTACCGTTGAGCACAGCCAGATAAATGTCCCCGTTGGGAGTGATGCGCTTTTTTCAGTGCGGCCGTCGTCCAAGGTCAGAAGTGGAGACTGGTCTGTTAATGGGACTTTAGTCGTCCGGTGGGTCGATCAGACCGTGTCTGTTGACAATGAGTACACATCGCGGGCAGAGTTATTCACCTCCAATGGGTCGCTTCTGCTGAAATCGGTGAACGTGCGGGACAGCGGGGAATACCGTGTGAATATGGTTCCAGTCAGTGGCTCCCAATCCTCAGCGACCATCACTCTGCGTGTTAGTG CATTTACAGAGCCAGTGACTGGAGTTACTGTGGTGAGCAATGATTCCACTCCCCTGGAAAACCTCGATACCATCGTACTGAGTTGTGACGCGTCGGGCACTGTTCAGACACGGACATGGTTCAAGGATAACCAACCCATCCAGGAAAACGGAAGAATATTTACATCTCCCGACAAGGCGAAACTGACTATAGTCAGTGTTAACAGAAACGACGCAGGGACGTACAAGTGCATCGCCAGCAACTCTTTCAGCAGTGGAGCTGGAGAGACCTACGTGCAAGTTTACT CACCAAAAGGAGATGACCGTATCACCCTCACCGCCGGCGGGATCGTGGGCATTGTACTTGGTTTACTTGGCATGGGCCTGATCGGAGGAGTCAGTGGATGGTTCATCGCAAGGAAAGCGGGCGG GATCAAAGATCCAGCGCAATCCAAACACGACACGAGCACCACTTCCGGAAGAAAGG GCACCGTGGATACAAACACTGCGGACGCATCGCAAAACTACGAAAATTTCCCAAGGAATGAGCAG GGCGCAAGATATAATGAACGAGATGGAAACACCACTTACACG ATAACGTCACCTGTGAACGGAAGTGGACGGTTGGCCGGGTGTTCACACATCAGAAGGACAACCATTGTGGAAGAAACCACTGGTCAAAACGACTCTCACTTTTTACATACAACCGTTATCTATGTTTCTGTCATATGTCTCACAGTGTGA
- the LOC134341455 gene encoding carcinoembryonic antigen-related cell adhesion molecule 5-like isoform X2, with protein sequence MSGLPFAALVLCLCITAGESQQFTITVEHSQINVPVGSDALFSVRPSSKVRSGDWSVNGTLVVRWVDQTVSVDNEYTSRAELFTSNGSLLLKSVNVRDSGEYRVNMVPVSGSQSSATITLRVSAFTEPVTGVTVVSNDSTPLENLDTIVLSCDASGTVQTRTWFKDNQPIQENGRIFTSPDKAKLTIVSVNRNDAGTYKCIASNSFSSGAGETYVQVYSPKGDDRITLTAGGIVGIVLGLLGMGLIGGVSGWFIARKAGGIKDPAQSKHDTSTTSGRKGTVDTNTADASQNYENFPRNEQGARYNERDGNTTYTGLILGDRSVYSDLKR encoded by the exons ATGTCGGGACTGCCCTTCGCAGCGCTCGTTCTGTGTCTCTGCATAACAGCCG GTGAGTCCCAGCAGTTTACTATTACCGTTGAGCACAGCCAGATAAATGTCCCCGTTGGGAGTGATGCGCTTTTTTCAGTGCGGCCGTCGTCCAAGGTCAGAAGTGGAGACTGGTCTGTTAATGGGACTTTAGTCGTCCGGTGGGTCGATCAGACCGTGTCTGTTGACAATGAGTACACATCGCGGGCAGAGTTATTCACCTCCAATGGGTCGCTTCTGCTGAAATCGGTGAACGTGCGGGACAGCGGGGAATACCGTGTGAATATGGTTCCAGTCAGTGGCTCCCAATCCTCAGCGACCATCACTCTGCGTGTTAGTG CATTTACAGAGCCAGTGACTGGAGTTACTGTGGTGAGCAATGATTCCACTCCCCTGGAAAACCTCGATACCATCGTACTGAGTTGTGACGCGTCGGGCACTGTTCAGACACGGACATGGTTCAAGGATAACCAACCCATCCAGGAAAACGGAAGAATATTTACATCTCCCGACAAGGCGAAACTGACTATAGTCAGTGTTAACAGAAACGACGCAGGGACGTACAAGTGCATCGCCAGCAACTCTTTCAGCAGTGGAGCTGGAGAGACCTACGTGCAAGTTTACT CACCAAAAGGAGATGACCGTATCACCCTCACCGCCGGCGGGATCGTGGGCATTGTACTTGGTTTACTTGGCATGGGCCTGATCGGAGGAGTCAGTGGATGGTTCATCGCAAGGAAAGCGGGCGG GATCAAAGATCCAGCGCAATCCAAACACGACACGAGCACCACTTCCGGAAGAAAGG GCACCGTGGATACAAACACTGCGGACGCATCGCAAAACTACGAAAATTTCCCAAGGAATGAGCAG GGCGCAAGATATAATGAACGAGATGGAAACACCACTTACACG GGACTGATTCTGGGCGATCGATCTGTTTACAGTGATCTGAAGAG ATAA